The Saccharomyces paradoxus chromosome XV, complete sequence DNA window GAGTCtatatttcttcaaaaatattgtcAATAGTTCCCTTCCGTACAGTGATGAATTAAAACAGAAAAACTGATTTGGTACAATTTTCGTTTCGATAACTGTTAAAGGGCTTGTCATTTTTGGTCAGTCGAGGACAACAGTTCTTGCATTTGCGAGTTTTTCCAGCCTTATAAGAACGGATTTGACGAATTTTTCACCCTGGCGCAGCAGCcaattttgttgatatttGACAAGTCACAGCATAAAAAAGTAAGATGAAGGCTTTATCCGTGGAGAAACACACTTGATAAGCATTGACATTTTCATGTGTTTTTTGGACCCAAAATGGGCTAATAGTACCACTCTCATGGCTAGTACACTGGAAGTGTCAGCAATTGAAAACACACTTATCACGTTGAACGAAAAAGCGGTTTCTCGCTCGTGCTTTtgggtaaaaaaaaatttcataagaaaaagatggAAGAATCACAATGGGATGATACTTAGACTGTTCTCAAACCGTTAATTGAAGGACTTTAAAGACTCGATAAGCAAAATAATAGTATAAAATGATTGTCCCAGTTAGATGTTTCTCCTGCGGTAAAGTTGTTGGTGACAAGTGGGAAAGTTACTTAAACTTGTTGCAAGAAGATGAGCTAGATGAAGGTACCGCATTGTCAAGATTAGGTCTAAAAAGATACTGTTGCAGAAGAATGATTCTAACTCACGTCGACcttattgaaaagtttttaaGATACAACCCattagaaaaaagagattaGCTGATCATCAATATGGCTGTTTTTTGACCTTTTCTTATCACTTCCCTTAGGAGATCGATGAGAAGAGAAGATGAAAACGGgcataaagaaaaaatgacaaagaCATGTATTCTCTCA harbors:
- the RPB10 gene encoding DNA-directed RNA polymerase core subunit RPB10 (RNA polymerase subunit ABC10-beta~similar to YOR210W), which encodes MIVPVRCFSCGKVVGDKWESYLNLLQEDELDEGTALSRLGLKRYCCRRMILTHVDLIEKFLRYNPLEKRD